Genomic segment of Zootoca vivipara chromosome 4, rZooViv1.1, whole genome shotgun sequence:
TGCTGCTACTTATTGCAGGAACTCATACAGTATACCGGTACTACTAGACCCAGTCCCTGAACCAGAAATAATATTGACTTGGCTCTGGTTTTGTTATGGCAATAACTTTACTGAAAACAGGAAGGTGACTGACCTGCATTTTGGCTTCTACTTCCCAAGCTAGGACAAGTTATCTGAAATTATACAGGCACCTTTTTGCATCAAGGCAGTGATGCTAATTCAATTGTTGAACGTAGTCATGGACTATTACCCTACCTTGGGTGGTGATGGGTGTTTGGGAGCGGTTTTCCAgtgcttttaaaagtgtgtgtgtgtgtgtaaaataccaTATGCTTCAAACCACTTGAAGCATGTgttgtgttgagctatttcaattacagtggtgcctcgctagacgaaattaattcgttccacgggtcttttcttatagcgaaaaattcgtctagcgaatcccataggaatgcactgatttttttcgactttttttttgcccataggaacgcattaattgaatttcaatgcattcctatgggaaactgcgattcgctagacgaaattttcgtaaaacgcattcgtctagcgcagtgtttcccaaccttgtgcctccagatgttttgagactacaattcccatcatccctagctagcaagaccagtggtcatgaatgatgggaattgtagtccgaaaacaactggaggcacaaggttgggaaacactggtctagcgaggcaagctctgcttgaaaaatcctttcgttaagcggaaatttgcGTTAAGCAGggaattcgttaagcgaggcaccactgtacttttgtttGATTTGTTCATTGCAAAaagctgaaagtctgtaaattttgTTAATAAACCTGATTTGAAATGAGGGTTGAATAATTTCGACTGCAACTAAATGAACTGATCTGGACCCTGCACTCATCCTCTgatgcccttcttcatgtgcctcctctgcgAGAGGTCAGAAAGGTGGCAGCATGAGAAGcagccttttttgcagtggcttaCCGTTTGtgatgcgggtagcgctgtggtctaaaccactgagcctagggcttgccgatcggaaggtcggtggttcgaatccccacaacgggacGAGCTCCTGTTTCTCgctcccagctcctaccaacctagcagttcaaaagcacgtcaaagtgcaagtagataaataggtaccgctacagcaggaaggtaaacagtgtttccgtgtgctgctctggttcaccagaagtggcttagtcatgctggccacatgacctggaagctgtatgccagctccctcggccaataaagcgagatgagtgccacaaccccagagtcggtcacgactgggcctaatggtcaggggtccctttaccctttactattTGTGAATGCTGTCATCAGGGAGGCTTGCCTCactccttcattacatatcttgaGGCGCtgggtgaaaatgttcctcttctcccaagcctttggctgattaaaccatctatggccttttaaactggggttgggggggtgttgttgtttttttgttattatgttatatagttttgtgtgtttatattcTAAACTGCCCTGTAATCCTTGAATGATGGGCAATATGGAAAgttaattattattaagaatatgTTATGGTAACacaaatgaatttaaataaagGATTCAAATAAGCCTCTGCTTCTTAATGTCACCAGGATCCTGAAGAGGATGTGATAATAGAAGATGATTCTTGCCATTCATCTCTCACACCAGCTGAAATCAGTGATGCATCTGAGGTTGACAGTATGAAAGATTTCatagttgaggaggaggaggaagagttggaaCAAGAAAACTCTGAGGAAGACAAGAGCCAGtcacaaaagaaaaagcaagctaTGTCAGGCACATTGCTGCAGAAGTGCATTCCATCCTGTAaggttaaaataaaaatcctgttaACATCACTTGTGTACTGCCACAATACAACATTTATTAGAGCCCCACCAAACATTATTTTTTCCATGTAGGTAACTCATGTAAATCATCCGTCTGACAACCATACCGGTactgatatttttatttcttacagTGGCCCATGTTGATCATTTTGTCCATTTCCAAAGAGTTGTAAAGGCGTTTCTCATCAACGCAGTTGACAATAACTTTTTGATGTCATTATATGGTGAGCAAATGTGGATTTTCTTAATCAAAAGCCTTTTTAATcacctttttaaattattattgaaGCAAATAAGTGTGCTACTATACGTTGCTTTGTGAAGCTAACCAAGCATATGACGATTTGATTTCCTCCTCTTTCCAACAGCAGGGAGAAGGCAAAAGAAGTATGCAAAAGAAATGTTGACTTCCCTTTGTTACTTCGACAATGATTTTGTTCAACCTCGTCTTGACAATTTAGTGGCGAGAAGTCGCTGGAAAGAACGTTATAAGGTATTAGGGTATTGTTCAATGTTCTTAAAAATTACTTTGATGAGGAAGTGCCTTTCAGATGTGCAGATGGCTTGAAGTTGATAGGGATAGGTAACACCATGTTATAGAAGATAGCATCAAAGTGAAACTGACAGGTTGGAACACTGGACTGaaaactgatgggaattggaagaGGATGTATTAATTATATCTACTCCTCTATAGACCCATGTGTGTGGGTTAATGAACAAAGGAATATGACTGCAAACCTGTATTCAAAGTGCAGGGCTTAGCAGACTCTCCAATGGGGAAAAGCCTCAGGAAGAATTTAATTCTCATCGTTAGGCATTTTAGTGAAGTGTAAGAATACAGGTGATTAAACCTTTCTTTATCCTGTGTCAGCTGTGTGCAGCGGCAGACTTCCTTCCACCCGTTTGTGCAATTAATAGACAATACACTTGCCTACTCTAATAATTAAGAGCTCTGTGGTCCTTAACCAAGCAGTTGAAATTAAACAGATAAATATATGAATGTTTAGTATTATTGAATTGCAATAGTTGATTCTGTGGAACAAGTGACCAGCAAAATTTCCAACCTGATATCTTTTTTTCCAGGAACGGGTGGATAGTTATCCTGTCGTCCGCATAGTTTCGGGAAATGCAGAGCAACGTTCCTGTCAGGCCTGTGAACTGCAGAGGTACTGTAGGTTCACAGTGATTCTGTCAGGGAATTCGTACGATAGTAAGACAATGCAAGTAGACGACTTCATGTCACATGACAAGCAGGTAAATTTTGTTCCCAGGCTACAAAACTGCTAAGAACcaaaaattttaaatgcattgcATAATTTTTTGTGTGACGTTGATGTTAATATTTTTTAGCCTCGTGCTTCTTTTTAGTCTACTTTTGAGTAATTGGTTTTTGGCAGTGGTTTCAAAGATTTCTGTGCTTGTATTAGTGGCTAAGTATATAATACTCGAAAATCCCAGATGGCTATGAGAAATTTCCTCTATAGTGCTTGTTTATAAACAAGCTGATCATAATGATATCCTTAAAACTACATTCTATCAAGAAGTACGGTATATAGCAAGCTTTACTATGAATAATTGATGTCTATACGCTAATTAATATACTTGCAAATAATAATCCTAACATAAAATTctgtgtaatttttttaaaaattagattcatcttctctctgtgtgtatatctAGATCTAGATATAATCTAGATGTAGAGATATAGTGTCAAcaagatagttcagttggttagatcatggtgctgataatgccaaggttgcaggtttgatccccatatggggcagctgcatatccttgcattgcagggggttggatgagatgatcctcaggttcccttccaactgtacaattctatccATTAGAGAGACCAAGGCTTACAGTATAACAGTACTGTAACTTGTATACTTGGCATATTATTTATCTGTGAAAAATCGTCCCTAAAACCTTGAACATCAGAATTCCCTATAAATCGACACTGCTTGGGTTGGTTTGACTATATGTGTAAACCGATCAATGGTTTATCTGACTTCATATATAAACCAAGTAGATAGCCTTAGATAGTTGTACAAATAAGTTAAGCATGGGAACTGAATTGGTGCACTCCAGAGTCTTTGATTTTGCAATGCGAGAATTATATACTTCCAAGAGTATTCTGTCAAACTCCAGTGGTGTGTTGACAACATCTGTTGTACATATGTGCAGTTTCAACTGGGCTAGTGTACCTGTGGGGCTCCTAATTTCATATTCCCTAACTTTCTCAAGTGGAGTGACTCTTTAGATTTACACTGGTGTGACTGTTCTACTGTATAAACCTAGGCTTTACAATGTTTATGTTCTATaaccagggtttttgtttttgtttaaaacctATTCCCTTGCAATTCAGCTAGTGTTGAACAGGGTATGCTTTGTGAATTACAGGTAATAAGTGCATACCAACAAAGATTTAAtccttttaatttattatttcaaaCATTTCGCAGCCCCGGTGGCACCGGTATTAGAACTGATAAAAGCAAGTGATCACCTCTGTGCCTTCCTGAATTGACATTCTTAGGGTAGCAGTGGGAAAAAAAGGGTCAGTTTTCATTGATGCCAGTGATGCCTTTAGAAAAGTGGCGAGTGTGGAAGTTAGATTCAGTTAGATATCGATAAATGTCCTGCTCAGGTTTTGTCATACCTTACTTGTTTAATTGATGAGACAATTGCATTGCCCATTATTGCCCAAGACCTGCTCAGTAAAAGAGCTTTCCTTTTAATAATACAGGCGTTGAAGGTTGGCATTGTGTGTGGCGACCGTACTGAAGTTTATCACAACctgaaacattttaaatacaagctGTATCAGAATTGCTGCTCTGTAATGACAAGCAACAGATTTCAGGACGCGCCAGTCAAAGATACAGTGAACAGAGTTTTCACACAGCGGTATAATGAAGGCTGGATTGAAGAGGTACAGTAGAATTGATTGTGCACAAATTCTGTTGCTTTGAAAGCAGGGGAAATTAATAATCAGTACAGCACTtagtaagggatgcgggtggcgctgtgggttaaaccacagagcctagtgcttgccgatcagaaggttggcagtttgaatccctgcaacggggtgagctcctgttgtttggtcccagctcctgccaacctagcagttcgaaagcacgtcaaagtgcaagtagattaataggtaccgctccagcgggaaggtaaacggcgtttccatgcgctgctctggttcaccagaagcggcttagtcatgttggccacatgacccggaagctgtacgccggctccctcgtccagtaaagcgagatgagctccgcaaccccagagtcgtctgtgcctggacctaatagtcaggggtccctttaccttttcctttaccacACTTAGTATCTTGTGGACACAACTGTCGGCCGTTCAGGTGTGGAGGGTGAAGAAACTAAAGGGTAAATTTAAGTGCTCATAAAGTGCAGTTGCAGAAAAAGTTGACTGAAAGTAGCTCCTGCTTTGAAATTAGTCCAGCTGTACCTCCTTTAATGATTAATGGGATCATATTTCTGCTGGGAATACATGTACCAACATAATAATTGCCCAATGCCATGATCCTAGAAAGCAAGCCCTGTTTTTAAACCAATGAGATTTTGTTTAAAAGACTACAGAATATTCTGGACTTGTTTCCAATATTGTTAGTATGTCCTTTTGATTAGGCAGTGAACAAAAGGATAAAATTAGAGAGGGAGCCTTGTATAGAGGTTGCTGCATCCTCTCTGATCCTGGCAAGTGTGCCACTTTGTTCAGACTCCTTGCTAGGCTTTATTTAACCTGCTAAAAGTATGTCATACTGCTACTTTCACTACTTCAGCAAATTTAAAGACTAGAGTACagcagtttgctttttaaaaagctttctctAGCAGGCAGctttatattaaaagaaataaagtccTAGGGGTCAAGATTGCTCCTTTCTGGGAGAATTTTAAGACCAGCTGTAGCAGGTATTGCAAAAGGTATATTTAGATCAATATAGGCAGGTGTGGGATTTGTCTTGCATGAGCCCCATCAATAAAGTTTCCAAAAGAGCAGGACTTGCACCCCTTTCACACTTGTATAAAAGGGATAATTTTGACAGGTGCAATCTTGTGTGATGTAACTATCAAAATTGTGCACTGTGCTGCTGTTAAAGCGGGGTATTCATTAGTGATCTGAAACCAATATACTGAAACCAGTATAGAAGCTAGGTTGTTGACTGGGACATACCACTGCCAACATGCAGTATAAGGCTTCTGCTGAGGGAGCTGCACTGGCTGTCAATAGGCTAccacaggcacaggcaaactcggccctccagatgttttaggactacaactcccatcatccctagctaacaggaccagtggccagggatgatgggaattgtagtcccaaaacatctggagggccgagtttgcctatgcctgggctaccAGGTGCATTTTTTAATTGGTTTATAGGTGTTCAAATGAAATTTAAAAGGGACATCAAAAGTTCCACCTTTAATTTAGGTCTGCTAAAATGacactttgttttcttttgtttgaagCAATATTCTGAACTTCAGAGCTGCATGGAAAGTGCAGAAAACTTCCAAGATGAGAAAATAGACTGAGTGTGtcgtcattttttttaaaaaaagaagacatctACTTGCAAACATGCTTTCCCTTGACTCGTGATAGTATTTGAAGATCATGCTGCGTtccagctgtttttctttctACTGCAAGACAATCAATGTGCCTGCATGTTGTTATGGATACTAATAAGttaatgtgtatttttttttcatgGTTCATTTTAATTATCAAAATAATCATCTAAGGACATTTTTATAGTGGAAGTCATCTCTTCTGTGTTCTTGAACACCAGGCAGCTCAGCTTAATGATGTAAAATGAAAAACAGTCTCTGAATAACCCGGGTGTTCATTCAGGAAATGAAATTTTATGTGCAGTGATGCCCAGGTGAATTGTACCAGTGTATGAAAAATGCTTGGCTTCAATTCTTTTTGAAAGAGGAAAGGTCTACATGGTGAGAAGCCCAAAGCTGTAATATGCATACTATTTTCCCAGCACAGTGTTTAAAACCAGCTGTAAACCAGGTCCATTCCCACTCCCCAGGACACAGAGCAGTAACAAATTAGCTCTCTAAAACCAACAGGCCATCATTGTTTATGCATCCTGGAGACCCAGAATTCATGGACTTGCATTTAGCCGGCTGAGcggtaaaagaaataaatatatttgcacTGCTAACAATATCAGTTTTCCATTTCTGTAGCATTTGGAAAGGAAGATGCTTTACAAGACTGGTATGCAGAGGCTTCTGCTCATTCCGTACGTGATACCCAGTTGGGTCTGTTTCCATTTTGAACTGTGAGACGAGGAATATGATGAATGCTCACTTCATCAGCTTGACACTGACTGTTCGATAGCAGCTTCAGTTAGACTACTGGCAAGTGGGGTCTGCAAAACAGTCTTAAAGTGTGCAATGATCATGCTCAGGGTTCCAGCAATGCCCTTTTCCAGGATTCACATGCATATACTATTTTCTGGGTTCCCCCGCTCCAACAGTCAACTAATATTCtatagcaggtatccccaaactaaggcccgggggccgaatgcggcccaattgccttctaaatccggcccgcggacggtccgggaatcagcatgttttacatgagtagaatgtgtccttttatttaaaatgcatctctgggttatttgtggggcataggaatccgttcatattttccccaaaaaatatagtctgcccccccccccaaggtctgagggacagtggaccggccccctgctgaaaaagtttgctgacccctgttctatagctactgagcatgcttggtcctcattgggctgtttcaGGTTTGTTTCACTCACTTTAGTGTCTTCCCCACTgccctgtttattttattttcctcgtTCTGAAAACCGTGGACCTTTCCCAAGCCTGCTGCACAAGGATCCACACTTGGAAAATGCTTTTGCTCTTAAGTGTGTATGAGATGATGGCCCGGTGCATACTTCAGAGGAGTTCAGAGTTCACTCAGAGCAACCTTCCTGTATATTAACTTGGATAGGTGAGTTGGGCAGCCTTGATATATATAAATTACAGATCAGAGACACATCCAGTTTTCGATTGTGGGCAATGTGAAGAGTAGGGAGCCTCTGACCTCTGATTCAGACATACAGTAAGCTGGGGTCTTTAATGAACATGTGTGCTTTCTTCCTCTCCAATAAGCTGAATAGATGGCGTTTCTGCTCTGTTCATGTCCACCTGTCACCTTAGGTAAGGACAGaaaggctatagctcagtggtaatcttattttgcatgcaaaaggtctcaggatcaacccccagcatctccaggtaggactaggaggcCTCTGTCTGAAACCTTTGGGAGCTGCTgctagtactgag
This window contains:
- the CCDC82 gene encoding coiled-coil domain-containing protein 82 translates to MEPNPESRRYETRRNTRGKEPVAKSRIDWQRTKRSSILINSEEESDEITSASEKELESSSDDDSDEREKDEPIHNDDKDETSVNAGGLPDVETGGDCAAVEDADEESINLGKRKKSRRTVLYDSDDSDNSEIVRKVFAKRSCIIDENDLSAEHTSPAEKEAKRKQDRLMKLQELSRRQSTRGSGLSECHEDPEEDVIIEDDSCHSSLTPAEISDASEVDSMKDFIVEEEEEELEQENSEEDKSQSQKKKQAMSGTLLQKCIPSLAHVDHFVHFQRVVKAFLINAVDNNFLMSLYAGRRQKKYAKEMLTSLCYFDNDFVQPRLDNLVARSRWKERYKERVDSYPVVRIVSGNAEQRSCQACELQRYCRFTVILSGNSYDSKTMQVDDFMSHDKQALKVGIVCGDRTEVYHNLKHFKYKLYQNCCSVMTSNRFQDAPVKDTVNRVFTQRYNEGWIEEQYSELQSCMESAENFQDEKID